From Onychostoma macrolepis isolate SWU-2019 chromosome 05, ASM1243209v1, whole genome shotgun sequence, one genomic window encodes:
- the cspg4ba gene encoding LOW QUALITY PROTEIN: chondroitin sulfate proteoglycan 4 (The sequence of the model RefSeq protein was modified relative to this genomic sequence to represent the inferred CDS: inserted 2 bases in 1 codon; deleted 2 bases in 1 codon) translates to MGVTLLNGLLLLFVGLAQGASFYGDGFVQLKGTETSSRNTLHIRFRTSSLSGLLFLAAGQNDFLLLEMNAGRLQVKLDLGSGEQILLSDSGTQLNDLAWHTAELFHDIYNVTLTVDNHSKTSLRMPGPEQELHINGGLYVGGTGGLDQAYLSRDLNGFRGCLDEVIFNQHNLLSSLRPYSGFKNVYEVSLGCSPQFFANEDDPISFFSSRAYISLPPWTAQHEWAFECSIHTSAEEGIIIYNSARQGDFVALEIQKGLLVAMVGKDGSKTELRSLTFINDNKWHNIQLFFTPKNLQLTVDGETVKSIITSRSKTFHLKGSLFLGGIDDSTRSEVRKVGLSSVAGKRIKGGSFKGCFRDIKINNVKMGLPNAVVTKDISVGCEPEKELDISTTVSPTTLPITLVDSVTPLPPTDVSTLAKGLVKKYGRNFLQLRNLVVPEGGRGSLDSKHIKVNLDFKSGIRQSQIIFRIEEQPVHGQLRLDVDQEQAEHTFSMLDLWHGRVMYIHGGSEDPQDFFMFSVFSSSRKEVPGYLKGHKLYRFNVTVTPTNDAPELSLPEGNLFTLLENSKKRLTTDVLKAIDIDSNYTDLVYSVLGNLNADAGYLENEDNPGTPVTSFSHSALVDGKMYYVHTGVRNSRIVLRVSDGEKVSNTVVLRIMAVGLEYKISNNTGMEVIQGEMFLLSTNQLAIWTNALKQVVEIRYDVIEPPRFGELQRMHSSGEWKITNSFSQRVLEKERLRYISTYQSIQTSDSTDHFKCKVTVASRATEVLVFPIKVKWIDYTIKNNKPIELDKITRAVIDSEHLYVAAHGVNLSEDELRFRMLTLPKKGIIEVNNAKLDVNSTFRQKDITDLKVQYQLMERSYEDTNDEFVFHIFSKHAHSASHIFKINIKADVNSIFMTNNGLSLLEGASKLITKDDLFAETLSTKEMYYTVTKTPHHGKLMRINLSNSTKDFDNIMTFTNQDILEXRIMFVHDDSETTLDSFTFIATTSPVTKLSLTYKDIGSKEGMFNITIQLVNDEKPIRIVDKVFHVVKNGQRLLTLDDLCYHDADSDFSDGQLLYTRRGIPMGDLVLANDTSQKLYQFRQEDLEQKRVLFIHHGMNSGRFVLFVSDGKHYVSSLLDISAQEAYLKIANNTGLLVQKGQAKTLTNANFSVETNLDIRNDNEILFTIQEAPKHGGLYLKDSEIESFTQHDLRNGYLSYHHDNSKNMADIFTLLVKAKDIRLDVKIHVKVYLESHQRPPVVLHNKTLLVEEGKPVKIESNKLKVTHEASSPSEITFTVKVAPSHGYLRHFIEGKDQYQGTQEDPLVTFSQWDVNAGNIQYVQVAPGQGSDSFTLEASNGVAEVNDIIMSVDIIPRLIPIEVSNITLKEGASKALTEDVIGVTNSHFSGLNFVYYVSEGPLHGRIENSRFRGIPTTYFTRKQVEQELIYYVHDNTESLEDHFTITANDTDLRKHSAPWTVYVQITAVNDEPPAITANRVLGVWVDSITEITPEDLNAEDEDTLPEQLEFIITQPSNGHLALKTAPNRPIMNFTQAHIDQRQLLFVHSGPMAGGFNFQVNDGLNFAPRQIFSITARALVLNLEKAGPLKVFPGSLSLISNNILQAVTNDDTGISNRTLYFSVISPPKFGKLVSLKANKTTTDISSFTQQMVDEGEVAYHQIHGTSLGWAALDKFIFTVSSPPATLEPQTFDIDISYENIGPEQSSVLLKNEGVTVTEGDKVLIDKSMLDASNLMMKQPESKRSSYEVWYQVTSLPKHGVVIVGERNLTKEKPNFSQFILNKYGITYHHDNSETTHDHFDFDVYLNLKSKPPTRPLDLSEFVSQSFNITIIPINDQPPVLKTKAPSLKVVQGDTVAIGPNHLSVVDLDNPPSEIQYTVISKPSNGFLAITERMNESVDSFSQAQINNGEVFFIHDGSPSSGAFYFSVTDGHHRPLYKLFNLEVVEITVSLVNNTEVLLDQGHSSVTVTRSHLAAMTNGKNTTVHYKITVPPKYGKLLLDDEDVTVFNQDDLQEEKLRYHMVSFESSHDNFEFAAFTTEANLTNQVVNITVKPLIKYAEGATFPNGVRIKLKSHLLNVSELALLSGSDPLFEITSPPENGRIVRAIGGKGKKVESVGSFTFSELQQEKLAIELKVNLTGVHEVNDSFRFVLKANNVQPANGIFTFSIVPHVPALETSTVIPVTTIRPVFHNQTAAMSLFPSSTSLPERPTQRVTKSGSRFKGRNRWGNSNSIDTGTTNLKPTHGGEEIYPINNTPVKVESVSQTGSSSNSMVILLPLLALLLLVIIVVVLVLLLRRNWKKPKPLKSTPGAPAQLDNPSHQDQPHWPASIPVVTITPLTPRNAGNSSITRLQTRSENSPYGTSVSLCSFGDLEPEVSQLCRTTNPTLRNNQYWV, encoded by the exons ATGGGGGTGACCCTTTTAAACGGACTACTCTTGCTCTTTGTCGGACTCGCACAAGGGG CTTCATTCTATGGTGATGGATTTGTGCAGTTAAAAGGGACAGAGACGTCTAGCCGTAACACACTGCACATTCGTTTCCGCACCTCCAGCCTGAGCGGCCTGCTTTTCCTGGCTGCAGGGCAGAATGATTTCCTGCTGCTGGAGATGAATGCAGGCAGACTGCAG GTAAAGTTGGATCTGGGATCTGGAGAGCAGATCCTTCTCTCAGACAGTGGAACCCAGTTGAATGATCTGGCCTGGCACACTGCAGAGCTTTTTCATGACATTTACAATGTCACATTGACTGTGGACAACCACTCCAAGACCAGCCTGCGAATGCCAGGTCCAGAACAAGAGCTGCACATCAATGGCGGCCTATATGTTGGTGGTACTGGAGGATTGGATCAGGCCTATCTGTCCAGAGATCTCAATGGTTTCCGTGGTTGCCTCGATGAAGTAATATTTAATCAGCACAACCTCCTTTCATCGCTAAGGCCCTACTCAGGGTTCAAGAATGTCTATGAGGTTTCCCTAGGATGCAGCCCTCAGTTTTTTGCCAATGAAGATGACCCAATCAGTTTTTTCAGTTCACGGGCTTATATATCCCTTCCTCCTTGGACAGCACAACATGAGTGGGCTTTTGAATGCTCAATCCACACTTCAGCTGAAGAAGGAATCATCATTTACAACTCAGCTCGACAGGGAGATTTTGTCGCTCTAGAGATCCAGAAAGGTCTCCTTGTTGCAATGGTTGGTAAAGATGGAAGTAAAACAGAGCTACGTTCCCTTACCTTCATCAATGACAACAAATGGCACAACATTCAGCTTTTTTTCACACCAAAAAACCTCCAACTTACAGTAGATGGAGAAACTGTAAAGTCCATCATTACCTCTAGATCAAAAACCTTTCATCTGAAAGGTTCCCTTTTCCTGGGGGGAATCGATGACAGCACACGTTCTGAGGTCAGAAAGGTTGGCCTTTCCTCCGTAGCAGGGAAACGTATTAAAGGTGGCTCCTTTAAAGGATGCTTCagagacattaaaataaataatgtcaaaatgggTCTTCCCAATGCTGTGGTAACCAAAGACATCTCTGTTGGTTGTGAACCTGAAAAGGAGCTGGATATAAGCACCACAGTGAGCCCAACAACCCTTCCCATAACCCTTGTTGACTCTGTCACTCCGCTGCCACCCACCGATGTATCCACCCTAGCCAAAGGTCTTGTCAAGAAGTACGGACGCAATTTTTTACAGCTTAGAAACCTTGTTGTCCCAGAAGGGGGTCGGGGATCCTTGGATTCAAAGCATATTAAAGTAAACCTTGATTTCAAAAGC GGCATCCGTCAGTCTCAGATCATCTTTAGGATTGAAGAGCAGCCGGTGCATGGTCAGCTTAGGCTTGATGTAGACCAGGAGCAGGCTGAGCATACATTCAGCATGCTGGATTTGTGGCACGGCAGAGTGATGTACATCCATGGAGGATCTGAAGACCCACAGGACTTTTTCATGTTCTCTGTGTTCTCCAGTAGCAGAAAGGAAGTGCCAGGCTATCTAAAGGGACACAAGTTGTACCGGTTTAATGTCACAGTTACACCAACCAATGATGCCCCTGAGTTGAGTCTACCTGAGGGGAATCTGTTTACCCTTTTGGAAAACTCCAAGAAGAGGCTGACCACTGATGTTCTGAAAGCCATTGACATTGACAGCAATTACACAGACCTCGTTTACTCTGTGTTAGGGAACCTTAATGCTGATGCTGGGTATTTGGAGAACGAAGACAATCCAGGTACACCAGTAACTTCTTTCTCCCATTCAGCTCTTGTAGACGGTAAGATGTACTATGTCCACACGGGTGTGAGGAACTCTAGGATTGTGTTGAGAGTCAGCGATGGCGAGAAGGTGAGCAACACAGTGGTTCTTAGAATCATGGCTGTGGGACTTGAGTACAAAATCTCCAATAACACAGGAATGGAAGTGATCCAAGGAGAGATGTTTCTTTTAAGCACCAATCAACTGGCCATCTGGACCAATGCATTAAAGCAAGTAGTTGAAATTCGGTACGATGTGATTGAGCCACCAAGATTTGGTGAGCTCCAAAGGATGCACTCAAGTGGAGAATGGAAGATTACCAACTCGTTTTCCCAAAGAGTTCTTGAAAAGGAGCGTTTGAGGTACATCAGCACCTACCAGTCCATCCAAACAAGTGATAGTACAGACCACTTCAAGTGTAAAGTAACTGTGGCCTCCAGAGCTACTGAAGTATTGGTGTTTCCCATAAAGGTAAAGTGGATAGACTACAcaataaagaacaataaaccTATAGAGCTGGACAAAATTACGAGAGCTGTAATTGACTCAGAGCATCTGTATGTAGCAGCACATGGTGTGAATTTGTCTGAGGATGAACTTCGTTTTAGAATGTTGACTTTACCAAAGAAGGGAATAATTGAAGTGAATAATGCCAAGCTAGATGTAAATTCCACATTTCGTCAAAAGGACATCACAGACCTGAAAGTCCAATACCAACTAATGGAAAGATCATACGAGGACAccaatgatgaatttgttttccACATATTCTCAAAGCATGCACATTCTGCTAGTCACATTTTCAAAATCAATATTAAAGCAGATGTCAACAGCATTTTCATGACAAACAATGGGCTGTCACTTCTTGAAGGTGCAAGTAAACTGATCACAAAGGATGATTTGTTTGCTGAAACTCTAAGCACTAAAGAAATGTACTATACAGTCACAAAGACACCACACCATGGCAAGCTAATGCGAATCAACTTGTCCAACTCTACCAAAGACTTTGACAATATTATGACCTTTACCAATCAAGACATTCTTGA GCGTATTATGTTTGTTCACGATGACAGTGAAACAACTCTTGATAGTTTTACCTTCATAGCCACCACAAGTCCAGTAACAAAGCTTTCTTTAACATATAAGGACATTGGCTCCAAGGAAGGCATGTTTAACATCACGATACAGCTGGTTAATGATGAGAAACCCATCCGCATTGTAGACAAAGTTTTCCATGTAGTCAAAAATGGACAGAGGTTACTTACACTTGATGACCTGTGCTACCATGATGCAGATTCGGACTTCAGTGATGGGCAGCTTCTCTACACCCGGCGTGGTATCCCAATGGGGGACTTGGTTCTTGCAAATGACACTTCACAAAAGCTGTACCAGTTTCGCCAAGAAGACTTGGAACAGAAacgagtgctgttcattcaccaTGGGATGAACTCTGGGCGTTTTGTTCTCTTTGTGTCAGATGGCAAGCACTATGTGTCCTCACTGTTGGATATTAGCGCACAGGAAGCTTATTTAAAAATTGCCAACAACACAGGCCTGTTGGTTCAGAAAGGGCAAGCCAAAACCCTTACCAATGCTAACTTTAGTGTAGAGACAAACCTTGACATCCGAAATGACAATGAAATATTATTCACAATCCAAGAGGCTCCAAAACATGGTGGGCTGTATTTAAAAGACAGCGAAATTGAGTCATTCACCCAGCATGACCTGAGGAATGGCTACTTGTCTTATCATCATGACAACAGTAAGAATATGGCTGACATTTTTACACTCCTGGTGAAAGCAAAGGACATTCGGCTTGATGTTAAAATACATGTGAAGGTGTACCTGGAAAGCCATCAGAGGCCACCCGTAGTTCTTCATAACAAAACCTTGCTGGTGGAGGAGGGAAAACCAGTTAAGATCGAGAGCAATAAACTCAAG GTGACTCATGAGGCTAGTTCACCTTCAGAAATAACCTTTACTGTCAAAGTTGCTCCATCTCATGGATATTTACGCCATTTTATTGAGGGTAAAGATCAGTACCAAGGAACACAAGAGGACCCATTAGTGACCTTTTCCCAGTGGGATGTTAATGCTGGCAACATTCAGTATGTACAGGTGGCACCTGGCCAAGGGAGTGATTCATTCACTCTGGAGGCCAGCAATGGAGTCGCAGAGGTCAATGACATCATCATGTCTGTGGATATCATCCCACGCCTCATACCCATTGAGGTGTCCAATATCACTCTGAAGGAAGGGGCATCTAAAGCTCTCACAGAGGACGTTATTGGAGTAACAAACTCACATTTCTCAGGCCTCAATTTTGTGTACTACGTCTCAGAGGGTCCTCTGCATGGCCGCATTGAGAATTCACGTTTCAGAGGGATTCCCACAACCTACTTTACAAGGAAGCAG GTGGAACAGGAGTTAATTTATTATGTCCATGACAACACAGAGAGCTTAGAGGACCACTTCACTATCACAGCAAATGACACAGACCTGCGAAAACACAGCGCACCATGGACTGTGTATGTACAGATCACAGCCGTCAATGACGAGCCTCCAGCCATTACAGCCAACAGGGTTCTCGGG GTGTGGGTGGACTCCATCACAGAGATCACCCCAGAGGATCTGAACGCAGAAGATGAGGACACGCTTCCTGAGCAGCTGGAGTTCATTATTACTCAACCCAGCAATGGTCACCTGGCTCTAAAGACTGCCCCCAACAGGCCCATCATGAACTTTACTCAAGCTCACATTGACCAGCGGCAACTGCTTTTCGTACATAGTG GCCCAATGGCAGGAGGCTTCAACTTCCAAGTAAATGATGGTTTGAACTTTGCTCCCAGGCAGATATTCAGTATTACAGCTCGTGCCCTGGTTCTTAATCTAGAGAAGGCTGGACCTCTTAAGGTGTTTCCAG gttCCTTATCCTTGATTTCAAACAACATTCTTCAGGCCGTTACCAATGATGATACTGGCATCTCAAACAGAACCCTTTATTTTTCTGTGATCAGTCCCCCAAAATTTGGAAAACTGGTCAGTTTGAAGGCAAATAAGACCACAACTGATATTTCATCCTTCACACAACAAATG GTGGATGAGGGTGAAGTAGCATATCATCAAATTCATGGGACGTCTTTAGGATGGGCGGCCCTAGACAAGTTCATATTTACTGTGTCCTCTCCACCTGCTACGCTTGAACCCCAGACGTTTGACATTGACATTTCATATGAAAATATTGGACCTGAGCAAAGTTCTGTGCTCCTCAAAAATGAAG GTGTGACGGTAACTGAAGGAGATAAAGTGCTAATTGACAAATCAATGCTGGATGCATCCAATCTCATGATGAAACAACCTGAATCCAAGCGCAGCTCTTATGAGGTTTGGTACCAGGTCACATCTCTTCCAAAGCATGGCGTCGTCATCGTTGGGGAACGAAATCTTACAAAAGAAAAGCCCAATTTCTCTCAGTTCATCCTTAATAAGTATGGAATCACATACCATCATGACAACTCCGAGACCACCCATGACCATTTTGACTTTGATGTGTATCTGAACCTTAAGAGCAAACCACCAACCCGCCCCCTAGATCTCTCAGAGTTTGTGTCACAATCATTCAATATCACTATAATCCCCATAAATGATCAACCACCTGTTTTGAAGACCAAAGCTCCCAGCCTCAAAGTCGTTCAGGGAGACACCGTGGCTATCGGACCCAACCACTTAAGTGTGGTTGACCTGGACAACCCACCAAGTGAAATCCAGTACACAGTGATTAGCAAACCTAGCAATGGTTTCCTAGCCATTACAGAGCGCATGAACGAGTCAGTGGACTCCTTCTCCCAGGCTCAAATCAATAATGGAGAGGTGTTCTTCATCCACGATGGCAGTCCTTCATCTGGAGCGTTCTACTTCAGCGTCACTGATGGCCATCATCGTCCGTTATATAAACTCTTCAATCTGGAAGTGGTAGAGATCACTGTTTCACTGGTTAACAACACAGAGGTGCTACTGGACCAGGGACACTCTTCTGTAACTGTCACACGGTCACACCTGGCCGCAATGACCAATGGTAAAAACACTACAGTGCACTATAAAATCACAGTACCACCAAAGTACGGTAAACTCTTACTAGATGATGAAGACGTCACTGTTTTCAATCAAGATGATCTCCAGGAGGAAAAGCTGAGGTACCACATGGTCAGCTTTGAGTCATCCCATGATAACTTTGAGTTTGCGGCCTTCACAACAGAAGCAAATCTAACTAACCAAGTAGTTAACATCACTGTGAAACCCCTCATTAAGTACGCAGAAGGGGCAACATTTCCTAACGGAGTTCGAATTAAGCTGAAGTCCCATTTGCTGAATGTGTCTGAACTTGCTTTGTTGAGTGGTAGTGACCCGTTGTTTGAAATTACCTCACCTCCAGAAAACGGCAGGATTGTCCGGGCAATTGGCGGCAAGGGGAAGAAAGTTGAATCTGTGGGGTCTTTCACTTTTAGTGAACTACAGCAGGAGAAACTGGCCATTGAGTTGAAGGTGAACCTGACAGGTGTCCATGAAGTAAATGATTCTTTCAGATTTGTTCTTAAAGCCAACAACGTCCAACCCGCCAATGGGATTTTCACTTTCAGCATCGTACCTCATGTTCCTGCTCTGGAGACGTCAACAGTGATCCCAGTGACCACAATTAGACCTGTTTTTCATAATCAAACTGCTGCAATGAGCTTGTTTCCATCTTCAACATCTTTACCTGAGCGGCCGACGCAACGGGTGACCAAATCCGGGTCAAGATTTAAAGGTCGCAACCGTTGGGGTAATTCAAACAGCATTGACACGGGTACTACTAACCTAAAACCAACCCATGGGGGGGAGGAGATTTATCCCATAAATAATACCCCAGTAAAAGTAGAGTCAGTTTCCCAGACGGGCTCTTCCTCAAACTCAATGGTCATCCTTTTACCTCTTCTTGCTCTTCTGCTGCTGGTCATCATTGTGGTCGTGTTGGTGCTGCTCTTAAGACGGAACTGGAAGAAACCAAAGCCTTTAAAGAGTACGCCAGGTGCTCCTGCTCAACTGGACAACCCATCTCATCAGGACCAGCCACATTGGCCTGCAAGCATCCCCGTCGTAACCATCACTCCTCTTACTCCAAGAAACGCTGGAAATTCATCCATAACCAGACTGCAAACCAGAAGTGAGAACTCTCCGTATGGCACGTCTGTGTCTCTGTGCTCTTTTGGAGACCTGGAGCCTGAAGTTTCACAGCTTTGCAGGACCACCAACCCCACTCTGCGAAACAATCAGTACTGGGTATGA